One Myxococcales bacterium DNA window includes the following coding sequences:
- a CDS encoding pyridoxamine 5'-phosphate oxidase family protein: MQESSMREFQNGIEILDIHECFRLLHEGSVGCLGLPSIGAPELRTVNYTIDGRSLVIRTGEGQILEAGHHGLPASFQIFGIDGLEHTGWSVFVTGKLSQLATDQHNLALPLRPWASGRKDRFVGLSMSQTSGRRIPPGRGNR, translated from the coding sequence GGATCGAGATCCTGGACATACATGAGTGCTTTCGACTCCTGCATGAGGGAAGCGTTGGATGCCTCGGCTTGCCGTCGATCGGGGCCCCCGAACTCCGTACGGTGAACTACACGATCGACGGCCGCTCGCTCGTCATCCGCACGGGAGAAGGTCAAATCCTGGAGGCGGGACACCACGGCCTTCCTGCCTCATTTCAAATATTCGGCATCGACGGGCTCGAGCACACCGGCTGGAGCGTGTTCGTAACCGGGAAACTCTCCCAACTGGCCACCGATCAACATAACCTGGCACTTCCCTTGAGACCCTGGGCGTCGGGGCGCAAGGATCGCTTCGTCGGGCTGTCCATGTCGCAGACGAGCGGGCGCAGGATACCACCGGGTCGAGGTAACCGATGA